In Vitis vinifera cultivar Pinot Noir 40024 chromosome 11, ASM3070453v1, a genomic segment contains:
- the LOC100267980 gene encoding 1-phosphatidylinositol-3-phosphate 5-kinase FAB1B isoform X2 produces the protein MATPDNKLADLVDIVKSWIPRRTEPANLSRDFWMPDKSCRVCYECDSQFTVFNRRHHCRLCGRVFCAKCTANSVPAPSDEPKAGPEDWERIRVCNFCFKQWEQGKLTVDNGIHASSPSLSPSPSATSLASTMSSCTCNSTGSTVSSIPYSTGPYQHVQYSSGLSPRQSAQMDSVAVKQDQITGGSSTNPIEDVAGPSANQYTFCINRSDDEDDEYGIYQSDSETRHFSQADEYYDAVNFDEIESVYGPHKVHPDGDDTKSTEHSQIPENFDTHSLEGIKNHREEAENNDNGHECEAPPPYRVECMHAEPVDFNNGILWLPPEPEDEEDDREAALFDDEDDGESTGEWGQLHSSSSFGSGEWRSKDRSSEEHRTAMKNVVDGHFRALVAQLLQVENLPVGKDDDKESWLEIITSLSWEAATFLKPDTSKGGGMDPGGYVKVKCIACGHRSESMVVKGVVCKKNVAHRRMTSKISKPRFLLLGGALEYQRVSNHLSSFDTLLQQEMDHLKMAVAKINVHHPNVLLVEKSVSRFAQEYLLEKDISLVLNIKRPLLERISRCTGAQIVPSIDHLTSPKLGYCDIFHVEKFLEGHGSAGQDGKKLVKTLMFFEGCPKPLGCTILLKGANGDELKKVKHVIQYGVFAAYHLALETSFLADEGASLPELPLKSPITVALPDKPLSIDRSISTIPGFSSPATRTPQGSQTTREPKKSYNNRMSDGASSTNAAPICKLEVMQSTCFSDDPNSQTLYTDPASSSSKSCASCTSSSPSGQEYSVAYHNEAFSSCDCEGNKVCLNGSFKNETSISNSGQGILDVYSSSNGFSTSEAPRQGVGSNHADSNGLAANQLDILELETLEKYNNNNHHEVMRSSKEEFPPSPSNHQSILVSLSTRCVWKSTVCERAHLFRIKYYGSSDKPLGRFLREQLFDQSYCCRSCDMPSEAHVHCYTHRQGSLTISVKKLQGIALPGEREGKIWMWHRCLLCPRTNGFPPATRRVVMSDAAWGLSFGKFLELSFSNHAAASRVASCGHSLHRDCLRFYGFGGMVACFCYASIDVHSVYLPPPKLEFNSDIQEWIQKEADEVHNRAEQLFTEVYKALRQILEKTSGTESLDGMKAPESRHNIAELEVMLEKEKGEFEESLWNALHREVKAGQPAVDILEINRLQRQLVFHSYVWDQRLIYAASLGSNNLQAGLSSSTLKLKEKPLTSVEKVVDMNVTSKAGGKVGPVSQPSRVHKGKDMDQGLNNRKEAEICLSSSSNVNDQSDPVESGKIVRRVLSDGQDPVESRNLVRRVLSDGHFPIMGNLSDTLDAAWAGESHAGSKTSKENGYLCADTVVVESLATVEPVAADLEMENCTNHQSEVEVAHSHGSSSSMKGPEKMENSMTPVGVPFSNFSYMFSKNSSWNAQKLGIICEYNPAYVLSFRELEHQGGARLLLPVGVNETVVPVYDDEPTSIISYALVSPDYHAQVSNELERQKDSGESSVSLPIFENLLSLHSFDETASESYKNLVSTDENILSLSGSRSSLVLDPLLYTKDFHARVSFTDDGSLGKVKYTVTCYYAKQFYALRKTCCPSELDFIRSLSRCKKWGAQGGKSNVFFAKTLDDRFIIKQVTKIELESFIKFAPAYFKYLSESISTGSPTCLAKILGIYQVTSKQLKGGKESKMDVLVMENLLYRRNITRLYDLKGSSRSRYNPDSSGSNKVLLDQNLIEAMPTSPIFVGNKAKRLLERAVWNDTSFLASIDVMDYSLLVGVDEEKHELVLGIIDFMRQYTWDKHLETWVKASGILGGPKNTSPTVISPIQYKKRFRKAMSAYFLMVPDQWSPVIILPSGSKSDLCEENSPGGPSFD, from the exons ATGGCCACCCCAGACAACAAACTAGCTGATCTAGTTGACATAGTGAAATCCTGGATTCCCCGGAGGACCGAGCCTGCCAATTTGTCGAGGGACTTTTGGATGCCCGATAAGAGCTGTAGAGTATGTTATGAGTGTGACTCCCAGTTTACTGTATTTAACCGCAGGCATCATTGTCGGCTTTGTGGACGAGTATTTTGTGCCAAGTGTACTGCAAACTCAGTTCCAGCACCATCTGATGAGCCCAAGGCTGGTCCAGAAGATTGGGAGAGGATTAGGGTGTGTAATTTTTGCTTCAAGCAATGGGAGCAGGGGAAACTGACAGTTGATAATGGGATCCATGCATCCAGCCCGAGCCTCAGCCCATCTCCATCAGCTACAAGCTTGGCCAGCACAATGTCTAGTTGCACCTGTAACAGCACCGGCAGCACTGTCAGTTCAATTCCATACTCAACTGGACCTTACCAGCATGTCCAATATAGTTCTGGACTCAGCCCTCGTCAGTCTGCCCAAATGGATTCAGTTGCTGTTAAGCAAGACCAAATAACAGGTGGGAGCAGCACAAATCCTATTGAAGATGTAGCAGGTCCATCTGCTAATCAATACACCTTTTGCATCAACAG GAGTGACGATGAAGATGATGAATATGGTATTTATCAATCAGATTCTGAAACAAGGCATTTTTCTCAGGCTGATGAATATTATGATGCAGTCAATTTTGATGAGATTGAGAGTGTATATGGACCACATAAAGTGCATCCTGATGGAGATGACACAAAAAGCACAGAACATTCTCAAATACCTGAGAATTTTGATACACATAGTTTAGAAGGAATCAAGAATCATAGGGAAGAAGcagaaaataatgataatggTCATGAGTGTGAAGCTCCTCCTCCATATCGTGTGGAATGTATGCATGCAGAACCAGTGGATTTCAACAATGGCATTCTCTGGCTCCCTCCAGAGCCAGAAGATGAAGAGGATGACAGAGAAGCTGCTTTATttgatgatgaggatgatgGGGAATCTACAGGAGAGTGGGGGCAGCTACACTCTTCAAGCAGCTTTGGTAGTGGGGAGTGGCGTAGCAAGGACAGGTCAAGTGAGGAGCATAGGACGGCCATGAAGAATGTGGTTGACGGACATTTTAGAGCTTTAGTAGCTCAGCTTTTGCAGGTTGAGAACCTACCTGTGGGTAAGGATGATGACAAAGAGAGTTGGTTAGAGATAATTACATCTTTGTCGTGGGAAGCTGCCACATTTCTAAAACCAGATACAAGCAAAGGTGGAGGGATGGATCCTGGTGGTTATGTGAAAGTTAAATGCATAGCTTGTGGGCATCGTAGTGAGAG TATGGTGGTTAAAGGAGTTGTTTGTAAGAAAAATGTGGCTCATCGACGAATGAcatctaaaataagtaaacCACGTTTCCTACTCCTCGGAGGAGCTCTGGAGTATCAGCGGGTTTCTAATCACTTGTCAAGTTTTGATACTTTGTTGCAGCAG GAAATGGACCATTTGAAGATGGCAGTTGCAAAGATCAATGTTCATCACCCCAATGTTCTTTTGGTAGAGAAGTCAGTATCTCGATTTGCACAAGAGTATCTTCTGGAAAAGGATATATCACTTGTTCTGAATATCAAAAGGCCACTTTTAGAACGTATATCTCGCTGCACGGGTGCACAAATAGTCCCTTCAATTGATCATCTCACATCGCCAAAGCTGGGGTACTGTGACATATTCCATGTGGAGAAGTTTCTTGAAGGGCATGGGAGTGCTGGGCAAGATGGGAAGAAATTGGTGAAGACTTTGATGTTTTTTGAGGGTTGCCCAAAACCTTTGGGCTGTACT ATTTTGCTCAAGGGTGCTAATGGGGATGAGTTGAAGAAAGTGAAACATGTGATCCAGTATGGAGTTTTCGCAGCTTACCACTTAGCTCTTGAGACATCTTTTCTTGCTGATGAAGGTGCTTCTCTGCCGGAACTCCCTTTGAAGTCTCCAATAACAGTTGCATTACCTGATAAACCACTGAGTATTGATAGGTCCATCTCCACAATTCCTGGTTTCAGTTCCCCTGCCACTAGAACGCCTCAGGGCTCCCAAACTACCAGAGAACCCAAGAAATCCTATAATAACCGCATGTCAGATGGAGCCTCATCAACCAATGCTGCCCCCATTTGCAAATTGGAAGTGATGCAATCAACTTGTTTCTCAGATGATCCTAACTCTCAAACACTGTACACAGACCCTGCCTCTAGCTCCAGCAAATCTTGTGCTTCATGCACTTCCTCATCCCCTTCAGGGCAAGAGTACTCAGTGGCTTACCATAATGAGGCATTCTCTAGTTGTGACTGCGAGGGTAATAAAGTGTGTCTGAATGGATCTTTTAAGAATGAAACTTCTATATCCAATAGTGGCCAAGGTATTTTGGATGTTTATTCGAGTTCTAATGGTTTTAGCACCTCAGAGGCACCAAGACAAGGTGTTGGCAGTAATCATGCTGACAGCAATGGATTGGCTGCAAATCAACTTGATATTTTGGAGTTGGAAACCTTGGaaaagtataataataataatcaccaTGAGGTGATGAGATCTTCAAAAGAAGAGTTTCCTCCCTCACCCTCTAATCATCAGAGCATTTTGGTGTCCTTGTCAACACGCTGTGTGTGGAAAAGTACCGTGTGTGAGCGGGCACATCTCTTtcgaataaaatattatggaaGCTCTGATAAGCCTTTAGGGCGGTTTTTACGAGAGCAGTTATTTGATcag AGTTATTGCTGCCGTTCATGCGATATGCCATCAGAAGCACATGTTCATTGTTATACACATCGTCAAGGCAGCCTTACTATTTCTGTGAAGAAGCTTCAAGGAATTGCTTTACCAGGGGAGCGAGAAGGAAAAATCTGGATGTGGCACAGGTGTCTGCTATGTCCTCGCACCAATGGGTTCCCTCCAGCAACACGCAGAGTAGTGATGTCTGATGCTGCATGGGGTTTgtcttttggaaaatttttggaACTCAGCTTTTCAAACCATGCTGCTGCAAGCAGAGTTGCTAGTTGCGGTCATTCCCTTCATAGGGATTGCCTACGGTTTTATGG TTTTGGAGGAATGGTTGCTTGCTTCTGCTATGCTTCAATTGATGTTCATTCCGTTTATCTTCCACCACCAAAACTTGAATTTAACTCTGATATTCAGGAGTGGATACAAAAGGAAGCAGATGAG GTGCACAACAGAGCAGAACAACTATTTACTGAAGTGTACAAAGCTCTTCGTCAGATATTGGAAAAAACATCAGGCACAGAATCACTGGATGGCATGAAAGCACCTGAATCAAGGCACAATATTGCAGAACTGGAAGTGATGCTAGAGAAGGAGAAAGGAGAATTTGAG GAATCACTATGGAATGCACTACATAGGGAGGTGAAAGCTGGCCAACCTGCAGTTGATATTCTTGAGATTAATAGACTGCAAAGGCAGTTAGTCTTCCACTCTTATGTCTGGGACCAACGCTTAATATATGCAGCCAGCTTAGGTAGCAATAATCTCCAGGCAGGTCTGAGCAGTTCCACACTGAAACTGAAGGAGAAACCCCTCACTTCTGTTGAGAAGGTTGTTGATATGAATGTGACATCTAAGGCAG GTGGAAAAGTTGGCCCTGTTAGCCAGCCTAGCAGAGTTCACAAAGGAAAAGACATGGATCAGGGTTTGAATAACAGGAAAGAGGCTGAGATTTGTCTTTCTTCTAGCTCAAATGTCAATGATCAAAGTGATCCTGTGGAATCTGGAAAAATTGTGAGAAGAGTCCTCTCAGATGGACAGGATCCTGTGGAATCTAGAAATCTTGTGAGAAGAGTCCTCTCGGATGGACATTTCCCAATTATGGGAAACTTATCTGATACCCTTGATGCAGCATGGGCTGGTGAAAGTCATGCAGGAAGTAAAACATCTAAAGAGAATGGCTATCTATGTGCTGATACAGTGGTGGTAGAGTCTTTGGCTACAGTAGAACCAGTTGCAGCAGACTTAGAAATGGAAAACTGTACTAACCATCAAAGTGAGGTTGAGGTAGCTCATTCTCATGGCTCTTCATCATCTATGAAGGGGcctgaaaaaatggaaaactccATGACACCAGTGGGGGTGCCTTTTTCAAATTTCTCTTACATGTTCAGCAAGAATTCTTCATGGAATGCTCAAAAACTTGGTATAATTTGTGAGTATAATCCTGCATATGTCTTGTCATTTCGGGAGTTGGAACATCAAGGCGGTGCCAGGCTGCTTCTTCCTGTGGGTGTTAATGAAACAGTGGTGCCTGTTTATGATGATGAACCCACTAGTATTATCTCTTATGCACTTGTCTCACCAGATTATCATGCACAGGTGTCAAATGAGTTAGAGAGACAAAAGGATAGTGGCGAATCTTCTGTCTCATTGCCAATCTTTGAGAATCTACTTTCACTTCACTCTTTTGATGAGACGGCTTCTGAATCCTATAAAAATCTTGTCTCTACTGATGAGAATATCTTATCCTTGTCCGGGTCTCGGAGCTCCTTAGTTTTGGACCCACTCTTATACACAAAAGATTTTCATGCCAGAGTCTCTTTCACTGATGATGGCTCACTTGGGAAGGTGAAGTACACTGTGACTTGTTACTATGCAAAGCAGTTTTATGCCTTGAGGAAGACTTGTTGCCCTTCTGAATTAGATTTCATACGGTCACTTAGTCGTTGTAAGAAATGGGGGGCCCAGGGTGGCAAGAGCAATGTCTTCTTTGCAAAAACCCTGGATGATCGATTTATCATCAAACAGGTTACAAAAATAGAGCTGGAGTCCTTCATCAAGTTTGCACCGGCTTATTTTAAGTACTTATCTGAATCAATCAGCACTGGGAGTCCGACTTGCCTGGCAAAGATCCTGGGCATTTATCAG GTTACATCAAAGCAACTTAAAGGAGGGAAAGAATCAAAGATGGATGTTTTGGTAATGGAGAATCTTCTTTACAGGCGTAATATTACACGGCTTTATGACCTAAAAGGATCGTCTCGATCACGTTATAATCCAGATTCAAGCGGGAGCAACAAAGTTCTGCTGGATCAGAACCTGATTGAAGCAATGCCAACTTCTCCTATTTTTGTGGGGAATAAGGCAAAGCGGTTGCTAGAGAGAGCTGTCTGGAATGATACTTCATTTCTTGCT TCGATAGATGTAATGGACTACTCATTACTGGTTGGGGTGGATGAGGAAAAGCATGAACTGGTCCTTGGGATAATCGACTTTATGCGGCAATATACCTGGGACAAGCACCTTGAAACCTGGGTGAAGGCCTCAGGCATCCTTGGGGGGCCTAAAAATACATCTCCCACTGTGATTTCACCAATACAGTACAAGAAGAGGTTCAGGAAAGCCATGTCTGCTTATTTTCTGATGGTTCCAGACCAGTGGTCACCAGTAATTATCCTTCCCAGTGGGTCAAAATCAGACCTTTGTGAAGAAAACTCACCAGGTGGGCCTTCCTTTGATTGA
- the LOC100267980 gene encoding 1-phosphatidylinositol-3-phosphate 5-kinase FAB1B isoform X1: MATPDNKLADLVDIVKSWIPRRTEPANLSRDFWMPDKSCRVCYECDSQFTVFNRRHHCRLCGRVFCAKCTANSVPAPSDEPKAGPEDWERIRVCNFCFKQWEQGKLTVDNGIHASSPSLSPSPSATSLASTMSSCTCNSTGSTVSSIPYSTGPYQHVQYSSGLSPRQSAQMDSVAVKQDQITGGSSTNPIEDVAGPSANQYTFCINRSDDEDDEYGIYQSDSETRHFSQADEYYDAVNFDEIESVYGPHKVHPDGDDTKSTEHSQIPENFDTHSLEGIKNHREEAENNDNGHECEAPPPYRVECMHAEPVDFNNGILWLPPEPEDEEDDREAALFDDEDDGESTGEWGQLHSSSSFGSGEWRSKDRSSEEHRTAMKNVVDGHFRALVAQLLQVENLPVGKDDDKESWLEIITSLSWEAATFLKPDTSKGGGMDPGGYVKVKCIACGHRSESMVVKGVVCKKNVAHRRMTSKISKPRFLLLGGALEYQRVSNHLSSFDTLLQQEMDHLKMAVAKINVHHPNVLLVEKSVSRFAQEYLLEKDISLVLNIKRPLLERISRCTGAQIVPSIDHLTSPKLGYCDIFHVEKFLEGHGSAGQDGKKLVKTLMFFEGCPKPLGCTILLKGANGDELKKVKHVIQYGVFAAYHLALETSFLADEGASLPELPLKSPITVALPDKPLSIDRSISTIPGFSSPATRTPQGSQTTREPKKSYNNRMSDGASSTNAAPICKLEVMQSTCFSDDPNSQTLYTDPASSSSKSCASCTSSSPSGQEYSVAYHNEAFSSCDCEGNKVCLNGSFKNETSISNSGQGILDVYSSSNGFSTSEAPRQGVGSNHADSNGLAANQLDILELETLEKYNNNNHHEVMRSSKEEFPPSPSNHQSILVSLSTRCVWKSTVCERAHLFRIKYYGSSDKPLGRFLREQLFDQSYCCRSCDMPSEAHVHCYTHRQGSLTISVKKLQGIALPGEREGKIWMWHRCLLCPRTNGFPPATRRVVMSDAAWGLSFGKFLELSFSNHAAASRVASCGHSLHRDCLRFYGFGGMVACFCYASIDVHSVYLPPPKLEFNSDIQEWIQKEADEVHNRAEQLFTEVYKALRQILEKTSGTESLDGMKAPESRHNIAELEVMLEKEKGEFEESLWNALHREVKAGQPAVDILEINRLQRQLVFHSYVWDQRLIYAASLGSNNLQAGLSSSTLKLKEKPLTSVEKVVDMNVTSKAGKGFSSHDLILLDMNPNIVLNLGGKVGPVSQPSRVHKGKDMDQGLNNRKEAEICLSSSSNVNDQSDPVESGKIVRRVLSDGQDPVESRNLVRRVLSDGHFPIMGNLSDTLDAAWAGESHAGSKTSKENGYLCADTVVVESLATVEPVAADLEMENCTNHQSEVEVAHSHGSSSSMKGPEKMENSMTPVGVPFSNFSYMFSKNSSWNAQKLGIICEYNPAYVLSFRELEHQGGARLLLPVGVNETVVPVYDDEPTSIISYALVSPDYHAQVSNELERQKDSGESSVSLPIFENLLSLHSFDETASESYKNLVSTDENILSLSGSRSSLVLDPLLYTKDFHARVSFTDDGSLGKVKYTVTCYYAKQFYALRKTCCPSELDFIRSLSRCKKWGAQGGKSNVFFAKTLDDRFIIKQVTKIELESFIKFAPAYFKYLSESISTGSPTCLAKILGIYQVTSKQLKGGKESKMDVLVMENLLYRRNITRLYDLKGSSRSRYNPDSSGSNKVLLDQNLIEAMPTSPIFVGNKAKRLLERAVWNDTSFLASIDVMDYSLLVGVDEEKHELVLGIIDFMRQYTWDKHLETWVKASGILGGPKNTSPTVISPIQYKKRFRKAMSAYFLMVPDQWSPVIILPSGSKSDLCEENSPGGPSFD; encoded by the exons ATGGCCACCCCAGACAACAAACTAGCTGATCTAGTTGACATAGTGAAATCCTGGATTCCCCGGAGGACCGAGCCTGCCAATTTGTCGAGGGACTTTTGGATGCCCGATAAGAGCTGTAGAGTATGTTATGAGTGTGACTCCCAGTTTACTGTATTTAACCGCAGGCATCATTGTCGGCTTTGTGGACGAGTATTTTGTGCCAAGTGTACTGCAAACTCAGTTCCAGCACCATCTGATGAGCCCAAGGCTGGTCCAGAAGATTGGGAGAGGATTAGGGTGTGTAATTTTTGCTTCAAGCAATGGGAGCAGGGGAAACTGACAGTTGATAATGGGATCCATGCATCCAGCCCGAGCCTCAGCCCATCTCCATCAGCTACAAGCTTGGCCAGCACAATGTCTAGTTGCACCTGTAACAGCACCGGCAGCACTGTCAGTTCAATTCCATACTCAACTGGACCTTACCAGCATGTCCAATATAGTTCTGGACTCAGCCCTCGTCAGTCTGCCCAAATGGATTCAGTTGCTGTTAAGCAAGACCAAATAACAGGTGGGAGCAGCACAAATCCTATTGAAGATGTAGCAGGTCCATCTGCTAATCAATACACCTTTTGCATCAACAG GAGTGACGATGAAGATGATGAATATGGTATTTATCAATCAGATTCTGAAACAAGGCATTTTTCTCAGGCTGATGAATATTATGATGCAGTCAATTTTGATGAGATTGAGAGTGTATATGGACCACATAAAGTGCATCCTGATGGAGATGACACAAAAAGCACAGAACATTCTCAAATACCTGAGAATTTTGATACACATAGTTTAGAAGGAATCAAGAATCATAGGGAAGAAGcagaaaataatgataatggTCATGAGTGTGAAGCTCCTCCTCCATATCGTGTGGAATGTATGCATGCAGAACCAGTGGATTTCAACAATGGCATTCTCTGGCTCCCTCCAGAGCCAGAAGATGAAGAGGATGACAGAGAAGCTGCTTTATttgatgatgaggatgatgGGGAATCTACAGGAGAGTGGGGGCAGCTACACTCTTCAAGCAGCTTTGGTAGTGGGGAGTGGCGTAGCAAGGACAGGTCAAGTGAGGAGCATAGGACGGCCATGAAGAATGTGGTTGACGGACATTTTAGAGCTTTAGTAGCTCAGCTTTTGCAGGTTGAGAACCTACCTGTGGGTAAGGATGATGACAAAGAGAGTTGGTTAGAGATAATTACATCTTTGTCGTGGGAAGCTGCCACATTTCTAAAACCAGATACAAGCAAAGGTGGAGGGATGGATCCTGGTGGTTATGTGAAAGTTAAATGCATAGCTTGTGGGCATCGTAGTGAGAG TATGGTGGTTAAAGGAGTTGTTTGTAAGAAAAATGTGGCTCATCGACGAATGAcatctaaaataagtaaacCACGTTTCCTACTCCTCGGAGGAGCTCTGGAGTATCAGCGGGTTTCTAATCACTTGTCAAGTTTTGATACTTTGTTGCAGCAG GAAATGGACCATTTGAAGATGGCAGTTGCAAAGATCAATGTTCATCACCCCAATGTTCTTTTGGTAGAGAAGTCAGTATCTCGATTTGCACAAGAGTATCTTCTGGAAAAGGATATATCACTTGTTCTGAATATCAAAAGGCCACTTTTAGAACGTATATCTCGCTGCACGGGTGCACAAATAGTCCCTTCAATTGATCATCTCACATCGCCAAAGCTGGGGTACTGTGACATATTCCATGTGGAGAAGTTTCTTGAAGGGCATGGGAGTGCTGGGCAAGATGGGAAGAAATTGGTGAAGACTTTGATGTTTTTTGAGGGTTGCCCAAAACCTTTGGGCTGTACT ATTTTGCTCAAGGGTGCTAATGGGGATGAGTTGAAGAAAGTGAAACATGTGATCCAGTATGGAGTTTTCGCAGCTTACCACTTAGCTCTTGAGACATCTTTTCTTGCTGATGAAGGTGCTTCTCTGCCGGAACTCCCTTTGAAGTCTCCAATAACAGTTGCATTACCTGATAAACCACTGAGTATTGATAGGTCCATCTCCACAATTCCTGGTTTCAGTTCCCCTGCCACTAGAACGCCTCAGGGCTCCCAAACTACCAGAGAACCCAAGAAATCCTATAATAACCGCATGTCAGATGGAGCCTCATCAACCAATGCTGCCCCCATTTGCAAATTGGAAGTGATGCAATCAACTTGTTTCTCAGATGATCCTAACTCTCAAACACTGTACACAGACCCTGCCTCTAGCTCCAGCAAATCTTGTGCTTCATGCACTTCCTCATCCCCTTCAGGGCAAGAGTACTCAGTGGCTTACCATAATGAGGCATTCTCTAGTTGTGACTGCGAGGGTAATAAAGTGTGTCTGAATGGATCTTTTAAGAATGAAACTTCTATATCCAATAGTGGCCAAGGTATTTTGGATGTTTATTCGAGTTCTAATGGTTTTAGCACCTCAGAGGCACCAAGACAAGGTGTTGGCAGTAATCATGCTGACAGCAATGGATTGGCTGCAAATCAACTTGATATTTTGGAGTTGGAAACCTTGGaaaagtataataataataatcaccaTGAGGTGATGAGATCTTCAAAAGAAGAGTTTCCTCCCTCACCCTCTAATCATCAGAGCATTTTGGTGTCCTTGTCAACACGCTGTGTGTGGAAAAGTACCGTGTGTGAGCGGGCACATCTCTTtcgaataaaatattatggaaGCTCTGATAAGCCTTTAGGGCGGTTTTTACGAGAGCAGTTATTTGATcag AGTTATTGCTGCCGTTCATGCGATATGCCATCAGAAGCACATGTTCATTGTTATACACATCGTCAAGGCAGCCTTACTATTTCTGTGAAGAAGCTTCAAGGAATTGCTTTACCAGGGGAGCGAGAAGGAAAAATCTGGATGTGGCACAGGTGTCTGCTATGTCCTCGCACCAATGGGTTCCCTCCAGCAACACGCAGAGTAGTGATGTCTGATGCTGCATGGGGTTTgtcttttggaaaatttttggaACTCAGCTTTTCAAACCATGCTGCTGCAAGCAGAGTTGCTAGTTGCGGTCATTCCCTTCATAGGGATTGCCTACGGTTTTATGG TTTTGGAGGAATGGTTGCTTGCTTCTGCTATGCTTCAATTGATGTTCATTCCGTTTATCTTCCACCACCAAAACTTGAATTTAACTCTGATATTCAGGAGTGGATACAAAAGGAAGCAGATGAG GTGCACAACAGAGCAGAACAACTATTTACTGAAGTGTACAAAGCTCTTCGTCAGATATTGGAAAAAACATCAGGCACAGAATCACTGGATGGCATGAAAGCACCTGAATCAAGGCACAATATTGCAGAACTGGAAGTGATGCTAGAGAAGGAGAAAGGAGAATTTGAG GAATCACTATGGAATGCACTACATAGGGAGGTGAAAGCTGGCCAACCTGCAGTTGATATTCTTGAGATTAATAGACTGCAAAGGCAGTTAGTCTTCCACTCTTATGTCTGGGACCAACGCTTAATATATGCAGCCAGCTTAGGTAGCAATAATCTCCAGGCAGGTCTGAGCAGTTCCACACTGAAACTGAAGGAGAAACCCCTCACTTCTGTTGAGAAGGTTGTTGATATGAATGTGACATCTAAGGCAGGTAAAGGCTTTAGTAGTCATGATTTGATTCTTCTGGATATGAACCCTAACATAGTCCTTAATCTAGGTGGAAAAGTTGGCCCTGTTAGCCAGCCTAGCAGAGTTCACAAAGGAAAAGACATGGATCAGGGTTTGAATAACAGGAAAGAGGCTGAGATTTGTCTTTCTTCTAGCTCAAATGTCAATGATCAAAGTGATCCTGTGGAATCTGGAAAAATTGTGAGAAGAGTCCTCTCAGATGGACAGGATCCTGTGGAATCTAGAAATCTTGTGAGAAGAGTCCTCTCGGATGGACATTTCCCAATTATGGGAAACTTATCTGATACCCTTGATGCAGCATGGGCTGGTGAAAGTCATGCAGGAAGTAAAACATCTAAAGAGAATGGCTATCTATGTGCTGATACAGTGGTGGTAGAGTCTTTGGCTACAGTAGAACCAGTTGCAGCAGACTTAGAAATGGAAAACTGTACTAACCATCAAAGTGAGGTTGAGGTAGCTCATTCTCATGGCTCTTCATCATCTATGAAGGGGcctgaaaaaatggaaaactccATGACACCAGTGGGGGTGCCTTTTTCAAATTTCTCTTACATGTTCAGCAAGAATTCTTCATGGAATGCTCAAAAACTTGGTATAATTTGTGAGTATAATCCTGCATATGTCTTGTCATTTCGGGAGTTGGAACATCAAGGCGGTGCCAGGCTGCTTCTTCCTGTGGGTGTTAATGAAACAGTGGTGCCTGTTTATGATGATGAACCCACTAGTATTATCTCTTATGCACTTGTCTCACCAGATTATCATGCACAGGTGTCAAATGAGTTAGAGAGACAAAAGGATAGTGGCGAATCTTCTGTCTCATTGCCAATCTTTGAGAATCTACTTTCACTTCACTCTTTTGATGAGACGGCTTCTGAATCCTATAAAAATCTTGTCTCTACTGATGAGAATATCTTATCCTTGTCCGGGTCTCGGAGCTCCTTAGTTTTGGACCCACTCTTATACACAAAAGATTTTCATGCCAGAGTCTCTTTCACTGATGATGGCTCACTTGGGAAGGTGAAGTACACTGTGACTTGTTACTATGCAAAGCAGTTTTATGCCTTGAGGAAGACTTGTTGCCCTTCTGAATTAGATTTCATACGGTCACTTAGTCGTTGTAAGAAATGGGGGGCCCAGGGTGGCAAGAGCAATGTCTTCTTTGCAAAAACCCTGGATGATCGATTTATCATCAAACAGGTTACAAAAATAGAGCTGGAGTCCTTCATCAAGTTTGCACCGGCTTATTTTAAGTACTTATCTGAATCAATCAGCACTGGGAGTCCGACTTGCCTGGCAAAGATCCTGGGCATTTATCAG GTTACATCAAAGCAACTTAAAGGAGGGAAAGAATCAAAGATGGATGTTTTGGTAATGGAGAATCTTCTTTACAGGCGTAATATTACACGGCTTTATGACCTAAAAGGATCGTCTCGATCACGTTATAATCCAGATTCAAGCGGGAGCAACAAAGTTCTGCTGGATCAGAACCTGATTGAAGCAATGCCAACTTCTCCTATTTTTGTGGGGAATAAGGCAAAGCGGTTGCTAGAGAGAGCTGTCTGGAATGATACTTCATTTCTTGCT TCGATAGATGTAATGGACTACTCATTACTGGTTGGGGTGGATGAGGAAAAGCATGAACTGGTCCTTGGGATAATCGACTTTATGCGGCAATATACCTGGGACAAGCACCTTGAAACCTGGGTGAAGGCCTCAGGCATCCTTGGGGGGCCTAAAAATACATCTCCCACTGTGATTTCACCAATACAGTACAAGAAGAGGTTCAGGAAAGCCATGTCTGCTTATTTTCTGATGGTTCCAGACCAGTGGTCACCAGTAATTATCCTTCCCAGTGGGTCAAAATCAGACCTTTGTGAAGAAAACTCACCAGGTGGGCCTTCCTTTGATTGA